A section of the Dehalobacter sp. DCM genome encodes:
- the istA gene encoding IS21 family transposase: MIGFEQYQKIQEYKELGLAQTKTAKALGLTYTSVSKYWNMSKEDYAREAEQEKHHMDNYRQYILEQLKICPQIRDTNIYLKLMEVFPDLQVKRATFYRYMKALREQHGYQHTSKRKISPRGVSSPGYEAQADFGQYKLKDMYGRIVRVYFFCMVLSYSRMKFVCFSPDPFTTETAIKAHNYSFQYFGGRPQTILYDLDRVYVVSENLGNIIFVPAFEKYVKRIGYSVSLCRPRDPQSKGKVEEVIGYVKQSFLEGRVYTGIDSLNSAALAWLDREGNGRVHTVTRKVPREMFIEEQKQLFHVKPYSEVSSTVVSFDSNGVVSYKGNRYQIDVGVMDAHQRIRIEDDGEMLLFYDTDTNELLAKYPVTEDTGQIFKAEGKNNRNRVSHALIKQYFAEHEIAQEFIRRMEQEQPKYFNSHCIRLNRMTKFYSMEQMLDGIRYCIETERCNAYELLAYIMYKYGEQIAKKFLPNQQYFNHLTHSKEIRREIDG; encoded by the coding sequence ATGATCGGTTTCGAGCAATATCAAAAAATCCAGGAATACAAAGAACTTGGACTTGCCCAGACCAAGACTGCTAAAGCGCTGGGGCTCACCTATACTTCTGTCAGTAAATACTGGAATATGAGCAAAGAGGATTATGCCAGGGAAGCTGAGCAGGAAAAGCACCATATGGATAATTATCGACAGTACATATTAGAGCAATTGAAAATATGCCCGCAAATCCGGGATACGAATATCTATCTCAAATTAATGGAAGTTTTTCCTGACTTACAAGTTAAACGAGCTACTTTCTATCGCTACATGAAAGCTTTAAGGGAACAGCACGGTTATCAGCATACCAGTAAGCGGAAAATCTCGCCACGTGGAGTCTCGTCACCAGGATATGAAGCACAGGCTGATTTTGGTCAATATAAACTTAAAGATATGTATGGAAGAATTGTAAGGGTATATTTCTTTTGTATGGTTCTGAGTTATAGCAGAATGAAATTTGTTTGCTTTTCACCGGATCCCTTCACGACTGAAACAGCCATAAAAGCTCATAACTATTCATTTCAATATTTTGGAGGAAGACCACAGACTATTCTATATGATCTTGATCGGGTCTATGTGGTTAGCGAAAATCTAGGTAATATTATATTTGTACCGGCCTTTGAAAAATATGTAAAGCGTATCGGCTACAGTGTTTCATTATGCAGGCCAAGAGATCCTCAGAGTAAAGGGAAGGTAGAAGAGGTAATTGGATATGTTAAGCAAAGTTTTCTGGAGGGGAGGGTATATACCGGAATTGACAGTCTTAACAGTGCAGCTCTTGCATGGTTGGATAGAGAAGGCAACGGGAGAGTTCATACTGTGACTAGAAAAGTGCCACGAGAAATGTTTATTGAAGAACAAAAACAGCTTTTTCATGTTAAACCATATTCAGAGGTATCAAGTACTGTAGTATCCTTTGATTCCAATGGAGTGGTCAGCTATAAAGGGAATCGTTATCAGATTGATGTCGGTGTGATGGATGCACATCAACGCATACGTATAGAGGATGATGGTGAAATGCTTCTATTTTATGATACTGATACTAATGAATTATTAGCTAAGTATCCAGTAACAGAAGATACTGGACAGATATTCAAAGCTGAGGGAAAAAACAACAGAAACAGGGTTTCTCATGCTCTTATAAAACAATATTTTGCAGAGCATGAAATCGCTCAGGAATTTATACGGCGGATGGAACAAGAACAACCAAAATATTTTAATAGCCATTGCATTCGCTTAAATCGCATGACGAAGTTTTATTCGATGGAGCAAATGCTTGACGGGATAAGATACTGCATTGAGACTGAACGCTGCAATGCCTATGAACTTTTGGCTTACATAATGTATAAGTATGGTGAGCAGATAGCGAAGAAGTTCTTACCAAATCAGCAGTATTTCAATCATCTGACACATAGCAAGGAGATAAGGAGGGAAATTGATGGCTGA
- the istB gene encoding IS21-like element helper ATPase IstB: MKKLIHDPASLSQDIIAISKSLKLHAFNNYKEYIKNDLSTEEVLYQLLKAEQYIKDENKYKYRIKTAGFPIIKTLDTFEFDSKRLPDLNKDVVMELATCRFVENKQNIVAVGNSGTGKTHLMTAICVEAITKGYTVKFRRAADLVTQMTEAADEKHLSKYIKNINSCDILFIDELGFLSFDAAGASLLFQIFAARYETKSTVVTSNLEFSKWVTFLGKDEQMTSALIGRLVHQSTVLNMNGENYRIQKH, translated from the coding sequence ATGAAAAAGCTGATTCATGATCCGGCATCCTTGTCTCAAGATATTATAGCCATATCAAAAAGTCTTAAGCTTCATGCTTTTAACAACTATAAAGAATATATTAAAAACGATCTGTCTACCGAAGAAGTCCTCTACCAGCTTCTAAAGGCTGAACAGTACATAAAAGATGAAAATAAATATAAATACCGGATTAAAACCGCGGGCTTTCCCATCATTAAAACTCTTGATACCTTTGAGTTTGATTCAAAACGCCTGCCTGACCTTAATAAAGATGTGGTCATGGAGTTGGCAACCTGCAGATTTGTGGAAAATAAGCAGAATATAGTTGCTGTTGGAAATTCTGGGACAGGAAAAACCCATCTTATGACCGCAATTTGCGTTGAAGCCATTACCAAGGGCTATACAGTCAAATTTAGAAGAGCTGCGGATCTGGTGACCCAAATGACGGAGGCAGCAGATGAAAAACACCTTTCCAAGTACATTAAAAACATCAACTCCTGTGATATTTTATTTATCGATGAACTTGGTTTTTTATCCTTTGACGCAGCAGGTGCCAGCCTGCTGTTTCAAATATTTGCCGCCAGGTATGAAACGAAAAGCACTGTTGTCACCTCAAATCTTGAATTTTCCAAGTGGGTGACCTTCCTTGGCAAGGATGAGCAAATGACTTCCGCTTTAATAGGAAGGCTAGTCCATCAATCAACAGTCTTAAATATGAATGGCGAAAATTATAGAATTCAAAAACATTAA
- a CDS encoding Hsp20 family protein: MNVELNDGKLMISITRDENSESKKKNFIHRERRYSSMSRSIYLEDAKPDGIKAKLENGLLKVVVPKEEKPNNSITIDVE, translated from the coding sequence ATCAATGTTGAACTTAACGATGGAAAACTTATGATTTCTATTACTAGGGATGAAAACAGTGAATCAAAGAAAAAGAATTTCATCCACAGAGAGAGACGTTATAGTTCTATGAGTCGTTCAATTTATTTGGAAGATGCCAAGCCAGATGGTATTAAAGCAAAACTGGAAAATGGTTTACTTAAAGTTGTAGTTCCTAAAGAAGAAAAGCCAAACAACAGCATTACAATTGATGTTGAATAA
- a CDS encoding ATP-binding protein, with the protein MADITEIRELARKLNLWNIARGYIDLNDEKLSNLDYLQMILHKELEIRARQKQIKLRRASKLPNKVFELSNLNKGLEWQIKQLSHLTWLNEEQNVILLGKCGTGKTSLAVHLGETAIDKGHKTYYASTDTFVSIVENKDINPKAGAAFSYMRECNLIIIDDVFYLEPTRSELQAFYRAVTFLNETRSIIFITNREISAWLDVVEDKHLCQTLLDRITVNCQIIRLIDR; encoded by the coding sequence ATGGCTGATATAACTGAAATCCGCGAGTTGGCTAGGAAGCTAAATCTATGGAATATTGCCAGGGGATATATTGATTTGAATGATGAGAAGCTGTCCAACCTAGATTATCTTCAGATGATATTACATAAAGAACTAGAGATACGAGCCAGACAAAAACAGATCAAGCTAAGAAGGGCAAGCAAACTACCCAACAAGGTATTTGAATTATCGAATTTAAACAAAGGTTTGGAATGGCAGATAAAACAATTATCCCATTTGACATGGCTCAATGAAGAACAAAACGTTATTCTGCTTGGTAAATGCGGGACAGGCAAAACTAGTCTTGCTGTTCATCTTGGAGAAACAGCGATCGACAAGGGACATAAAACTTATTATGCATCCACTGATACTTTTGTATCTATTGTGGAGAACAAAGATATAAACCCAAAAGCAGGAGCAGCCTTCTCCTATATGCGGGAGTGCAACCTGATCATAATTGATGATGTATTTTATCTAGAACCAACAAGGTCAGAGTTGCAGGCTTTTTATCGAGCAGTTACTTTTCTTAATGAAACAAGAAGTATCATTTTTATTACCAATCGTGAAATATCTGCGTGGTTAGATGTAGTGGAAGACAAACATCTTTGTCAGACTCTGTTAGATAGAATAACGGTCAATTGTCAGATAATTCGCTTGATTGACAGATAA
- the tnpB gene encoding IS66 family insertion sequence element accessory protein TnpB (TnpB, as the term is used for proteins encoded by IS66 family insertion elements, is considered an accessory protein, since TnpC, encoded by a neighboring gene, is a DDE family transposase.) — protein MSLNTAGLRIFLSCKPCDMRKSIEGLATLVQTQLQMDPFENCLYVFCNRACDKCKILHWSNNGWWLYYRKLSRGVFRWKFYENKQVLEVSERQFRWLLDGLSMDQPSAHKPVKQRIIL, from the coding sequence ATGAGCCTAAATACTGCTGGCCTTAGAATATTCCTTTCTTGCAAGCCCTGCGACATGCGAAAGAGTATCGAAGGTCTTGCTACATTGGTCCAGACGCAGTTACAGATGGACCCTTTTGAAAACTGCCTTTACGTGTTCTGTAACCGGGCCTGTGATAAATGTAAGATCCTTCATTGGTCGAATAACGGCTGGTGGTTATATTATCGCAAATTGAGTCGTGGCGTTTTCCGATGGAAGTTTTACGAAAACAAACAGGTCCTTGAGGTCTCTGAACGGCAGTTTAGGTGGCTTTTAGATGGTTTATCAATGGATCAGCCATCCGCACATAAGCCTGTTAAGCAGCGGATAATTCTTTAA
- the istA gene encoding IS21 family transposase — protein MAVVDTNTYRLIRRLYTVEGLSQRQIAKQLGVSRPTVRKYCQGSCLPGERKEYQIDKTPLRLAIETEIIQIFNEYKDAPKKQKINAKIIWEMLVRSGYIIGESTVRKYIQEMKIDKPEIFIPLEFEPGEAMEFDWGDVYAYINKIKTRVSVFCAVLPYSYGIFCAVFPDKTSSSFFMGHVMAFEYFGGVPLRCIYDNLKSVVLEGSGKDAIKQEKFKKLEAHYAFEGIMCNVASGWEKGAVENLVSVIRKIAFTPMPWVESYQELQEHVTQKCIQYSMTHRIKTRTRTIKDMLEEEKKFLLPLPAYPLDPSEEVKANVYSDLTVRIGGIKYSVPPEYVGMSVTVKVSPFNVDIYHLGKLVWQHKKGMHSSDHQYIPEHYLEILQRKPRAIKNAVPINKGVMPVELADFLKLCKDRDKNVQFVNLLLLAKKLEPATLLWAVKQANLTGCPSYDRVCFYLEILEKKADEKNLQEEVIKVRSADLKQYDHLIERSRNTNEKADS, from the coding sequence ATGGCAGTTGTTGATACCAATACCTACAGGCTGATCCGCAGGCTATACACGGTGGAGGGTTTAAGCCAAAGACAAATTGCGAAACAGTTGGGGGTCTCCCGGCCCACAGTAAGGAAATATTGCCAAGGTTCTTGCCTGCCGGGAGAAAGAAAAGAATATCAAATAGATAAAACTCCCTTAAGGTTAGCTATAGAAACAGAGATTATCCAGATTTTCAATGAATACAAAGATGCTCCTAAAAAACAAAAAATCAATGCAAAAATCATTTGGGAGATGCTAGTAAGATCCGGCTATATCATAGGAGAATCTACGGTTAGAAAATATATTCAGGAGATGAAGATAGACAAGCCTGAAATCTTTATTCCTCTTGAATTTGAACCAGGTGAGGCCATGGAATTTGATTGGGGCGACGTTTATGCCTACATTAATAAAATTAAAACCAGGGTATCTGTCTTTTGTGCCGTCCTCCCTTACAGTTACGGCATATTTTGCGCGGTCTTTCCGGATAAGACAAGCTCCAGCTTTTTTATGGGGCACGTAATGGCTTTTGAGTATTTCGGAGGTGTTCCCCTCCGGTGCATTTATGATAACCTGAAGAGTGTTGTCTTAGAAGGCTCAGGGAAGGATGCCATTAAGCAGGAAAAGTTTAAAAAACTTGAGGCCCATTATGCTTTTGAAGGCATCATGTGTAATGTAGCAAGCGGATGGGAAAAGGGCGCGGTTGAGAACCTTGTTTCTGTGATCAGGAAAATTGCTTTTACGCCTATGCCCTGGGTAGAAAGCTATCAGGAACTCCAAGAGCATGTTACCCAAAAGTGTATCCAGTACTCTATGACCCATAGGATCAAAACCCGTACCAGGACAATTAAGGACATGCTGGAAGAAGAAAAGAAATTCCTGCTCCCCCTTCCGGCATATCCTCTAGATCCATCTGAAGAAGTTAAGGCTAATGTCTATTCGGATCTTACCGTTAGAATTGGCGGGATTAAGTATTCTGTACCACCCGAATACGTGGGTATGTCTGTAACAGTTAAAGTGTCGCCCTTCAACGTAGATATTTATCATCTTGGTAAACTGGTTTGGCAGCATAAAAAAGGGATGCATTCCTCAGATCACCAATATATTCCGGAGCATTACCTGGAAATCCTTCAGCGGAAGCCTCGGGCCATTAAAAATGCTGTTCCTATCAATAAAGGTGTCATGCCTGTTGAACTAGCTGATTTTCTGAAGCTTTGTAAAGACAGGGATAAGAATGTCCAATTTGTAAATCTTTTGCTTTTGGCAAAGAAGTTGGAGCCGGCAACCTTGCTTTGGGCTGTAAAACAGGCGAACCTCACCGGCTGTCCCTCCTATGACAGGGTTTGCTTTTACCTTGAAATACTCGAAAAGAAAGCTGATGAAAAAAACCTCCAAGAAGAAGTCATTAAAGTCAGATCCGCCGACCTGAAGCAATACGATCACTTGATAGAAAGGAGCCGAAATACGAATGAAAAAGCTGATTCATGA
- a CDS encoding IS256 family transposase, with protein MNERANELVKLLAQECNSMEDIHTMLKNLFSGTIEEMLEAEMDEHLGYDKHSPAGDLSGNSRNGYNKKTIQTQMGKTEIKVPRDRNGEFEPQLIEKYQTKSNNLEQQVIAMYQKGMSTRDIEAHLHDIYGVDASPALISRITDKIMPQLMEWQSRPLESIYPVVFFDGIVFKVRKDAKIINKCAYTVLGINMEGRKEILGIWISENESASFWATVVNEMKNRGINDILIACHDNLNGLSTAINSVFPKTEQQLCIIHQIRNSTKYVSYKDLKPIMADLKSVYQAPCEDDALYHLEEFGEKWGKKYPQIAKSWRDNWSELSVYFKYPENVRRLIYTTNAVEGFHRMLRKFTKTKTTFPGDEALKKSIYLSVMEIEKKWSLPIRDWGIIMGQISIFFEERLLGGKSA; from the coding sequence ATGAACGAAAGAGCAAATGAATTAGTGAAACTATTGGCACAGGAATGTAACAGCATGGAAGATATCCATACAATGCTAAAAAATCTTTTTAGTGGAACAATTGAAGAGATGTTAGAAGCTGAAATGGATGAACATTTGGGATATGATAAACACAGTCCGGCAGGAGATCTGAGCGGAAACAGCCGGAATGGTTATAACAAAAAAACGATTCAAACGCAAATGGGAAAAACAGAAATAAAGGTTCCGCGAGATCGAAACGGCGAATTTGAACCACAGTTGATTGAGAAATATCAAACAAAATCCAATAACCTAGAGCAGCAAGTGATAGCCATGTATCAAAAAGGCATGTCTACCCGTGATATAGAGGCCCACCTTCATGATATCTATGGAGTAGATGCATCACCGGCCCTGATCAGTCGAATTACAGACAAAATCATGCCGCAGCTTATGGAGTGGCAATCAAGACCGTTGGAGAGCATATATCCTGTAGTATTCTTTGATGGAATAGTCTTCAAAGTGCGAAAGGACGCCAAGATTATCAACAAATGTGCCTATACTGTGTTAGGGATTAATATGGAAGGTAGAAAAGAGATATTAGGTATTTGGATCAGTGAAAATGAGAGTGCAAGCTTTTGGGCAACGGTGGTCAATGAGATGAAAAATCGGGGCATAAACGACATTTTAATTGCATGTCATGACAATTTAAATGGATTATCGACAGCAATAAACAGCGTATTCCCGAAAACGGAGCAACAACTATGCATTATCCATCAAATCAGAAACTCAACAAAGTATGTTTCGTATAAAGATTTAAAACCTATTATGGCAGATTTAAAGTCAGTCTATCAGGCTCCATGTGAGGATGATGCACTTTATCATCTTGAGGAATTTGGAGAGAAGTGGGGTAAAAAATACCCCCAGATAGCAAAGTCATGGCGAGATAACTGGAGCGAGCTTTCGGTGTATTTCAAGTATCCGGAGAATGTTAGAAGGCTAATTTATACAACAAATGCAGTAGAAGGATTTCATCGGATGTTACGGAAATTTACAAAGACCAAGACAACATTTCCCGGTGATGAAGCACTCAAGAAATCAATCTACTTATCTGTAATGGAAATTGAGAAAAAATGGAGTTTACCAATTCGTGATTGGGGAATAATAATGGGACAGATATCCATATTCTTTGAGGAGCGTCTGTTAGGTGGCAAAAGTGCATAG
- a CDS encoding putative ABC transporter permease, with protein MEYIIKEFLLFLTYSFIGWVCEVIYCSFPDKKFVNRGFLIGPYCPIYGFGALAVINILTPFSDNPIIVYFLAVIVTSLLEYVTGYLLERIYHLKWWDYSNYKLNIHGRVVLHNSLIFGGLSLIAIYFLNPILLNMINKLPLSMRYTSSLILLSIFLTDNIISTLNALKLNTNLSKLHMIADEIKETMSEEFFIKLKSIQSDEELSQIRVLTNKIDELNQKFNDISKQNKEFVKRVFAAFPNITSKLHKETLINLKAVNKMNTNKKNKKSN; from the coding sequence ATGGAGTATATAATAAAAGAATTTTTGCTTTTTTTAACATACAGCTTTATTGGCTGGGTATGTGAGGTAATATATTGTTCGTTTCCGGATAAAAAGTTTGTGAACAGAGGGTTTTTAATAGGCCCGTATTGTCCTATTTATGGCTTTGGAGCACTTGCAGTCATAAATATTTTGACACCTTTTTCAGATAATCCTATAATAGTTTATTTTCTTGCAGTGATTGTAACTAGTCTTTTGGAATATGTTACGGGATATTTATTAGAACGAATATACCATTTAAAATGGTGGGATTATTCAAATTATAAGTTGAATATTCATGGAAGAGTCGTATTACATAATTCGTTGATTTTTGGAGGATTATCATTAATCGCAATATATTTTCTAAATCCTATTTTACTTAATATGATTAACAAGTTGCCATTAAGCATGCGTTACACATCAAGTTTAATATTACTATCCATATTCTTGACTGATAATATAATATCTACTCTAAATGCTTTAAAATTGAATACCAACCTATCGAAGCTTCATATGATTGCGGATGAAATCAAAGAGACGATGTCAGAGGAATTTTTTATAAAATTAAAATCAATACAATCTGACGAAGAACTGTCTCAGATTAGGGTATTAACAAATAAAATCGATGAGCTTAACCAAAAATTTAATGATATATCAAAACAAAATAAAGAGTTTGTGAAAAGAGTATTTGCTGCTTTCCCCAATATAACGTCAAAATTACATAAAGAAACACTAATTAATTTAAAAGCAGTAAATAAAATGAACACAAACAAGAAAAATAAAAAAAGCAATTGA
- a CDS encoding helix-turn-helix domain-containing protein — MTTADMIKQLCEQMNISVAELARRIGQTPQNFNKKLKRETVTLDELKAIADVLDIKFEQAFILPDGNEIKTGNE; from the coding sequence ATGACTACGGCAGATATGATTAAGCAACTATGTGAACAAATGAATATTAGCGTCGCGGAACTTGCTAGACGTATTGGTCAGACTCCACAGAATTTCAATAAGAAATTAAAACGTGAAACTGTAACCTTGGATGAGTTGAAGGCTATAGCCGATGTATTGGATATTAAGTTTGAGCAGGCGTTTATTTTGCCTGATGGCAATGAAATAAAGACAGGCAATGAGTAA
- a CDS encoding recombinase zinc beta ribbon domain-containing protein, giving the protein MKIRGFKQCGDIYRRVYWNIHGRKEIVWRCVTRIEQGPEVCKSRTVKEGDLYDAVMTAINRLLAGGDNMIKTLEENIHAVIGDATDYQISEINTLLEEKQKELISLANKGKDYEPLADEIDNLREKRQNLLVEDASLSGENERINELIEFIRNNKYRTQRYDDALVRKLIQNVTVYNDHFVICFKSGIEVEV; this is encoded by the coding sequence GTGAAAATTCGCGGTTTCAAACAGTGTGGTGATATTTACAGACGAGTTTACTGGAACATTCACGGTAGAAAAGAAATTGTTTGGCGATGCGTAACAAGAATCGAGCAAGGCCCCGAAGTTTGTAAGAGCCGAACAGTAAAGGAAGGCGATTTATATGATGCTGTTATGACCGCCATTAATAGATTACTTGCTGGCGGTGACAACATGATAAAAACACTGGAAGAAAACATTCATGCAGTAATCGGTGACGCTACAGATTATCAAATTTCAGAGATTAACACCTTGCTTGAAGAAAAGCAGAAAGAGTTAATTAGCCTTGCGAATAAAGGGAAAGACTATGAACCTCTTGCAGATGAGATTGATAACTTGCGTGAAAAACGGCAGAACCTTCTTGTGGAGGATGCATCCTTAAGTGGAGAGAATGAGAGGATCAACGAGCTGATAGAATTTATCCGCAACAATAAATACCGTACCCAAAGATATGATGATGCACTTGTAAGAAAGTTAATACAGAATGTTACTGTTTACAATGACCACTTTGTAATATGCTTTAAATCTGGCATTGAAGTTGAAGTATGA
- a CDS encoding PD-(D/E)XK nuclease family protein, producing MGKGGATLEINNMKALSYEELRSLYKKFLHSLNLSKSTVSTSYSDSFYLWKKGSKELFWNVVTSTDFESDAKEELLKALSNNSTGNVVSLVNSYLSHLRRFRLFLSSDGKLVPVENRKQITEKPKHKSREIIINKMYVGGYLSEGDNIGHEIINLYKADDGKNYIYLNSQGTIELSHGESCITVLLVRKFASKTYKILAKAEGVKILDFADSKLTRKERYQGQVELGLTYGGVSLVDLFNENSYQGSLEEEKNAYTTFVADRVIKPKNQIYITDDESVSGDNTFFIRTNKGFGKQTLREFYNENEKPDSFADLNQIIEAKELWEDTNTTQAISELPKLQKDPHFNFLKIIKQEDNELAFSNMLAYFFNINREAFSKFAHEVLSIKIQTDFNIEREKRNIDLLISDKNNAIVIENKIKSSINGIDDRHDIYSDKVQSQLKKYYQQVTTDDEYRKKSVSCFIFSPNYNRIELSKFSCGEKYTVIYYREIYNFFIENRSLFDDVTYFEDFINAMHKHTKDYDNDLEEEMQRRFLNTIYKAKKE from the coding sequence TTGGGTAAGGGAGGAGCAACCTTGGAGATAAACAATATGAAAGCTTTATCTTATGAAGAGTTACGATCATTATATAAAAAATTCTTACATAGCCTGAACCTTTCCAAATCAACAGTCAGCACTTCTTACTCTGATTCCTTCTATCTTTGGAAAAAAGGGAGTAAAGAGCTGTTCTGGAATGTAGTGACATCTACTGATTTTGAGAGTGATGCAAAGGAAGAGTTATTAAAAGCTCTTTCTAATAACTCGACCGGTAACGTTGTTTCACTTGTTAATAGCTACTTATCTCATTTAAGAAGGTTTCGTTTATTTTTGTCATCAGATGGGAAATTAGTTCCAGTTGAGAATAGAAAACAAATCACAGAAAAGCCAAAACATAAGAGTAGAGAAATAATAATCAACAAAATGTATGTTGGAGGCTATTTGTCTGAGGGCGATAATATAGGTCATGAAATAATTAACTTATATAAGGCTGATGATGGAAAGAACTATATTTATCTGAATTCACAAGGAACAATAGAATTATCTCATGGAGAAAGTTGTATAACCGTTTTGTTGGTACGGAAATTTGCCTCGAAAACATATAAAATACTAGCGAAGGCAGAGGGTGTTAAAATTCTTGATTTTGCCGACAGTAAACTTACGCGAAAAGAGAGATATCAAGGGCAAGTTGAATTAGGGCTGACCTATGGTGGAGTAAGCCTTGTTGATTTATTTAATGAAAATTCATATCAAGGTAGCCTTGAAGAAGAAAAAAATGCTTATACTACGTTTGTTGCGGATAGGGTTATTAAGCCAAAAAATCAGATTTATATTACAGACGATGAATCTGTAAGTGGAGATAACACTTTTTTCATTCGTACAAATAAAGGATTTGGCAAACAAACATTAAGAGAGTTCTACAACGAAAATGAAAAGCCGGATTCCTTTGCTGATTTGAATCAGATAATTGAGGCCAAAGAGCTATGGGAAGATACTAATACGACCCAAGCAATTTCTGAATTGCCAAAGCTACAAAAAGATCCACATTTCAATTTCCTTAAAATAATTAAGCAGGAAGACAATGAACTCGCTTTTTCCAATATGCTTGCTTACTTTTTCAATATAAATAGAGAAGCTTTTTCTAAGTTTGCGCATGAAGTTTTATCTATCAAGATACAAACAGATTTCAACATAGAGAGAGAAAAGAGAAATATTGACCTGCTAATCTCTGACAAAAACAATGCCATTGTAATAGAAAATAAAATCAAATCAAGCATCAATGGTATTGATGACCGACACGATATTTACAGTGATAAGGTACAATCACAGCTTAAAAAATACTATCAACAAGTCACAACTGATGATGAGTATCGCAAGAAATCTGTGAGTTGCTTTATTTTTTCACCTAATTACAATCGCATTGAATTAAGCAAGTTTTCGTGCGGTGAAAAGTATACTGTCATTTATTACAGAGAAATTTATAATTTCTTTATTGAAAACAGGAGCCTGTTTGATGATGTGACTTATTTTGAAGATTTCATTAATGCAATGCATAAGCACACAAAGGACTACGATAATGATTTAGAAGAAGAAATGCAAAGAAGATTTCTAAATACTATTTACAAAGCAAAAAAGGAGTAA
- the tnpA gene encoding IS66 family insertion sequence element accessory protein TnpA, producing the protein MTLKEQSMIRRQQVKDYLASGQAAAAWCLENNLNITTLRYWVTKCNREANADPQQKTFIELKQTSIKEVPVIVKIGAVSIELYSGFQAETLREAIAAIYSI; encoded by the coding sequence ATGACTCTTAAAGAGCAGTCCATGATTAGGCGCCAGCAAGTAAAAGATTATCTTGCTTCCGGCCAAGCTGCAGCCGCATGGTGCTTAGAAAACAATCTAAACATCACTACACTCCGATACTGGGTGACCAAGTGCAACCGCGAAGCCAATGCTGATCCCCAGCAAAAAACCTTTATCGAGTTGAAGCAAACATCGATAAAGGAAGTTCCGGTCATTGTTAAGATCGGGGCAGTTTCCATCGAGCTGTATTCAGGCTTTCAAGCAGAGACTCTGCGCGAAGCTATTGCTGCTATTTATTCCATATGA